One segment of Streptomyces sp. XD-27 DNA contains the following:
- a CDS encoding maleylpyruvate isomerase family mycothiol-dependent enzyme yields METDEFIEVLEREGQLLGEAARIAGTGAPVPSCPAWRVRDLVAHTGVVHRFAARFVAEGLPARVPPPEEPGFDGDALLDWYRDGHRALVRTLTEAPPDVDCFAFLPAPTPLAFWARRQAHETAVHRVDAETAAGAGLSPFDAGFAADGIDELLAGFHSRPRSRVRTEVPYTLRVRTTDTSDVWTVHLTDDVPRTVRDGTGAADCELRGTAADLYLALWNRPPVGTVGTTGDEAVARLWRETSAITFGQPPHRSDQAKATDE; encoded by the coding sequence ATGGAGACCGACGAGTTCATCGAAGTGCTGGAACGCGAAGGACAGTTGCTGGGGGAGGCCGCCCGGATCGCGGGGACGGGCGCCCCGGTGCCCTCCTGCCCCGCGTGGCGGGTCAGGGACCTGGTGGCGCACACCGGAGTGGTGCACCGGTTCGCCGCCCGGTTCGTCGCCGAGGGCCTGCCCGCGCGCGTACCGCCGCCCGAGGAGCCCGGATTCGACGGTGACGCGCTCCTCGACTGGTACCGCGACGGGCACCGCGCGCTGGTACGGACCCTCACCGAAGCCCCGCCCGACGTCGACTGCTTCGCCTTTCTGCCCGCCCCCACCCCGCTCGCCTTCTGGGCCCGCCGGCAGGCCCACGAGACGGCCGTCCACCGGGTGGACGCCGAGACCGCGGCGGGCGCCGGGCTCTCCCCCTTCGACGCCGGCTTCGCGGCCGACGGCATCGACGAACTGCTCGCCGGCTTCCACTCCCGGCCCCGCAGCCGGGTGCGCACCGAGGTGCCGTACACCCTGCGGGTACGCACCACCGACACCTCGGACGTGTGGACCGTCCACCTCACCGACGACGTGCCCCGCACCGTACGGGACGGGACCGGCGCGGCCGACTGCGAACTGCGCGGCACGGCCGCCGACCTGTACCTCGCGCTGTGGAACCGGCCGCCGGTCGGCACGGTCGGGACGACCGGCGACGAGGCGGTGGCCCGGCTGTGGCGCGAGACCTCGGCGATCACCTT